One part of the Clostridium thermosuccinogenes genome encodes these proteins:
- a CDS encoding segregation and condensation protein A, with translation MESALTKACKIKIQNFEGPFDLLFHLIEKNQVSIYDIPINEITDQYMDYLFAMQEFDMEIASEFLVMAATLLHIKSRMLLPEKKVQKEEEEVDPREELVLKLVEYKKYKEFSKTLKEREEYWDKAFYKLPEVYDFKWEPEPLELSPDELKRIYGEILSRNKKRFNNTEVKMAQIMQGEKVSLKSKMKEVIRSLLNRAVVAFTDLFSPRRKSKAEVVTGFMAILELSKLKKVRLEQKKQFDEILIYKTTDN, from the coding sequence ATGGAGAGTGCTCTCACAAAGGCGTGTAAAATTAAAATACAGAATTTTGAAGGACCTTTTGATTTGCTGTTCCACCTGATTGAAAAGAATCAGGTAAGCATATATGATATACCTATCAATGAGATAACTGATCAGTACATGGATTACTTGTTTGCCATGCAGGAATTTGATATGGAGATTGCCAGTGAATTTCTGGTAATGGCAGCCACTTTGCTCCACATCAAATCGAGAATGCTATTACCCGAAAAGAAAGTCCAAAAAGAGGAAGAAGAGGTTGATCCCAGGGAAGAGCTGGTACTCAAACTTGTCGAATACAAAAAGTATAAAGAGTTTTCCAAGACCCTTAAGGAGAGGGAGGAATACTGGGACAAAGCTTTCTACAAGCTGCCCGAAGTATATGATTTCAAATGGGAACCGGAGCCACTGGAGTTGTCTCCCGACGAGCTAAAGCGGATTTACGGGGAAATTCTCAGCAGAAATAAAAAAAGATTTAACAATACGGAAGTTAAAATGGCTCAGATTATGCAGGGTGAAAAAGTTTCGCTGAAAAGCAAAATGAAAGAAGTGATCCGAAGCCTATTAAACAGGGCGGTCGTAGCTTTTACCGATCTGTTTTCGCCCAGAAGAAAATCAAAGGCAGAGGTGGTCACCGGCTTTATGGCCATATTGGAGCTGTCTAAGCTGAAAAAGGTCAGGTTGGAGCAAAAGAAGCAATTTGACGAGATTCTCATTTACAAAACTACAGACAACTGA
- the scpB gene encoding SMC-Scp complex subunit ScpB codes for MDIREIESVVEGLLFAAGDPLPLEKIADITGVDRKTTKLILSNMMINYQNSRRGIIIREINGSYQLCTRPEHHDYIKKLFEPRQKQGLSQAAFETLAIIAYNSPITRAGIENIRGVNSDSAIAKLIERNLIREAGRMDSPGKPVLYETTDEFLRCFGFRSLADLPRTEMNELESVPPAQESSSRENPTGDNTHDESASNEISSEGNPPKE; via the coding sequence ATGGATATAAGGGAAATAGAGTCAGTGGTGGAAGGCTTGCTCTTTGCGGCAGGGGACCCGCTTCCCCTGGAGAAGATAGCCGATATAACCGGCGTGGACAGGAAAACTACAAAACTGATTTTAAGCAATATGATGATAAATTATCAGAATTCCAGGCGAGGCATAATCATCAGGGAAATTAACGGCAGTTACCAGTTATGCACAAGGCCTGAGCACCATGATTACATAAAGAAGCTGTTTGAACCGAGACAGAAGCAGGGATTATCCCAGGCAGCTTTTGAAACTCTGGCGATAATCGCATACAATTCACCCATCACCCGGGCGGGAATTGAGAATATAAGAGGGGTAAATTCCGACAGCGCAATAGCCAAGCTTATTGAAAGAAATCTTATAAGGGAAGCCGGAAGGATGGACAGCCCGGGAAAGCCGGTGCTATACGAGACAACCGATGAGTTTCTGAGGTGTTTTGGTTTCCGATCCTTGGCCGATCTGCCCCGGACGGAAATGAATGAGCTTGAGTCGGTGCCGCCGGCACAGGAAAGCTCTTCCCGAGAAAATCCTACCGGGGATAATACTCATGATGAAAGCGCCTCTAATGAAATTTCTTCTGAAGGCAATCCACCTAAAGAGTGA
- a CDS encoding DUF2953 domain-containing protein has translation MLYLVIFFVVALLLLVLFVTKLNVIVDYKLSGKDDWGTVTFSAFGGLLKYNIKLPVRKRKDAGDSIEKKGREGAPRDKLNNIKEVYKSIAEIRKYLGKKIILDMLRLKVHIGTGDACETGILSGFAWTILGTAVSYVINSFRLSKAFNTDIAVNPYFVEKKFIIELYCIFDIKFVHIIVVALKYKISKKKKQKKAKNKNKMTNKGGMNNVSASNRRSDENGYGKHKGNG, from the coding sequence ATGCTTTATTTAGTTATTTTTTTTGTTGTCGCCTTGTTATTATTGGTGCTGTTTGTTACAAAACTCAATGTCATTGTTGATTATAAGCTGAGCGGCAAGGATGACTGGGGAACGGTTACCTTTTCCGCATTCGGAGGGCTGCTTAAGTATAATATAAAGCTGCCTGTAAGAAAAAGGAAGGATGCCGGGGACAGCATCGAAAAAAAGGGCCGGGAAGGCGCTCCGCGGGACAAATTGAATAATATAAAAGAAGTGTATAAATCGATTGCTGAGATCAGAAAATATCTCGGCAAGAAAATAATACTGGACATGCTCCGGCTGAAAGTCCATATAGGTACGGGCGATGCATGTGAAACAGGTATCTTAAGCGGATTTGCATGGACAATATTAGGAACGGCCGTCTCATATGTCATAAACTCCTTCAGGCTATCTAAAGCTTTTAATACGGATATAGCAGTAAACCCCTATTTTGTGGAAAAAAAGTTTATTATTGAATTATATTGCATATTTGATATCAAATTTGTCCATATTATAGTAGTAGCTTTAAAATATAAAATCTCCAAAAAGAAAAAGCAGAAAAAAGCTAAAAATAAAAATAAAATGACAAATAAAGGTGGTATGAACAATGTCTCAGCATCCAATAGAAGGTCTGATGAAAACGGCTATGGAAAGCATAAAGGAAATGGTTGA
- a CDS encoding class I SAM-dependent methyltransferase, producing the protein MRNKDVIKNSLGQSHEIIEKVVKPGDVVIDATAGNGYDTVFLAKLVGETGRVYSFDIQEQAILNTRKKLEDLGLAGRVVQIKDGHQNMDLYVKEKVKAVMFNLGYLPGGDHSIGTKADTTIAAIKKALQLIQVNGIVTVVVYYGGDSGFDEKEAVMEFIKGIEFRQFNVMKTEFVNQPNCPPILVCMEKLFE; encoded by the coding sequence GTGAGGAACAAGGATGTTATAAAGAACTCTCTGGGGCAATCCCATGAAATTATTGAGAAAGTGGTAAAACCCGGTGATGTAGTGATAGATGCAACGGCAGGCAATGGATATGATACGGTTTTTTTAGCAAAGCTTGTGGGCGAAACAGGACGGGTATACTCTTTCGATATTCAGGAGCAGGCTATATTGAACACCAGAAAGAAGCTGGAGGATTTAGGACTGGCCGGCAGGGTGGTGCAGATAAAAGACGGGCACCAGAATATGGATTTGTATGTGAAAGAAAAGGTTAAGGCAGTCATGTTCAATCTTGGCTATCTTCCGGGAGGCGACCACAGCATCGGGACAAAGGCTGATACTACGATTGCTGCCATAAAAAAAGCTCTGCAGCTTATACAGGTCAATGGCATAGTCACAGTTGTAGTATATTATGGGGGCGACAGCGGCTTTGATGAAAAAGAGGCTGTTATGGAGTTCATAAAAGGAATTGAATTCAGACAGTTTAACGTTATGAAAACTGAGTTTGTAAACCAGCCTAACTGTCCTCCGATTTTAGTATGCATGGAAAAATTATTTGAATAA
- a CDS encoding DUF5362 family protein: MDENNSQFNPGEMQPYPTQPEQSQSYSSYQPQPPSINLPFLKSFIGWATFRAIIDIIFGSLSCLGIITAVYGVPMIIAGVRLLNAIDQLKMYVATNDLRRVEDTFNSLNKFFKLNGAATIIKIIFAIIAIILYVTVIIYFFSNLGNFDYAPIPNLDEYYKYEYSF, from the coding sequence ATGGACGAAAACAACAGCCAATTTAACCCAGGCGAGATGCAGCCTTATCCGACTCAACCTGAACAGAGTCAATCATACTCATCCTATCAGCCACAGCCACCAAGCATAAACTTGCCTTTTCTCAAGAGTTTTATTGGTTGGGCTACCTTTAGAGCCATAATAGACATCATTTTCGGTTCCTTATCCTGCCTTGGAATAATAACGGCAGTATATGGGGTACCCATGATAATAGCAGGGGTACGGCTGCTTAATGCAATTGACCAGTTGAAGATGTATGTTGCCACCAATGATTTAAGGAGAGTTGAAGATACTTTCAACAGTTTGAACAAATTTTTCAAACTGAACGGCGCTGCAACTATTATCAAGATTATTTTTGCCATAATAGCTATAATACTATACGTTACAGTTATCATTTACTTTTTCAGCAACCTAGGCAATTTTGATTATGCTCCCATACCCAATTTAGACGAGTATTATAAGTATGAGTACAGCTTCTAA
- a CDS encoding DUF5412 family protein, whose translation MNFNTKLIYNKNGKTKNIYWQYHCEKAEIEWINDEIVIINGVELNVKSEIYDYRRK comes from the coding sequence ATGAATTTTAATACAAAATTAATATATAATAAAAACGGTAAAACCAAAAATATTTACTGGCAATATCATTGTGAAAAAGCAGAAATTGAATGGATAAATGATGAAATTGTAATAATAAACGGTGTAGAATTAAATGTAAAAAGTGAAATTTATGATTACAGAAGAAAATAG
- the ytfJ gene encoding GerW family sporulation protein, translating into MSQHPIEGLMKTAMESIKEMVDVNTIVGDAVQTPDGTVIIPISRVTFGFASGGGEYKAAMRVDDDNGDEEEEGSSQSRTNSKFPFAGGSGAGVSINPVAFMVVGQNQIKLLPVNTNYTVEKVIDLVPELMKKANETFRKKITVKKEIKTGDKNGKVVEEVENE; encoded by the coding sequence ATGTCTCAGCATCCAATAGAAGGTCTGATGAAAACGGCTATGGAAAGCATAAAGGAAATGGTTGACGTCAATACTATAGTGGGCGATGCCGTGCAAACGCCGGATGGTACAGTTATAATACCCATCTCAAGGGTGACTTTCGGCTTTGCGTCCGGAGGCGGGGAGTATAAAGCCGCAATGAGGGTTGATGATGATAATGGTGATGAAGAAGAGGAAGGCTCATCCCAAAGCAGGACAAACAGCAAATTTCCTTTCGCAGGAGGTAGTGGCGCCGGTGTCAGCATAAACCCTGTGGCATTCATGGTGGTAGGGCAGAATCAGATAAAGCTGCTGCCTGTAAATACCAATTATACGGTTGAAAAGGTGATAGATCTGGTGCCGGAGCTCATGAAAAAGGCAAATGAAACGTTCAGAAAAAAGATCACAGTCAAAAAAGAGATAAAAACCGGCGATAAAAACGGAAAAGTTGTAGAAGAAGTAGAAAATGAGTGA
- a CDS encoding pseudouridine synthase yields the protein MDKMRLQKYIAECGVASRRKSEELIKQGRVKVNGIPVSEMGVKVSDEDVVEVDGRRISLEQKKVYIMLNKPVGYISSVRDQFSRNTVVDLIKGVKERIYPVGRLDYDTSGLLLLTNDGDFAFRLTHPKHEMKKTYIAEVEGVPDSNDIESFQNGLRIEDYVTSPAELTVLEKKKSSSMVKVVIHEGKNRQVRKMCDAIGHPVISLKRIAIGDLYLKGLPEGQWRYLKEEEIKMLG from the coding sequence ATGGATAAAATGAGATTGCAGAAATATATTGCCGAATGTGGGGTCGCTTCCAGAAGAAAGTCGGAGGAGCTGATAAAACAGGGGAGAGTTAAGGTTAACGGAATTCCAGTATCGGAAATGGGAGTTAAGGTTTCGGATGAGGACGTTGTAGAAGTGGATGGCAGGAGGATAAGCCTCGAGCAAAAAAAAGTATACATAATGCTCAACAAGCCTGTGGGATATATTTCATCGGTCCGGGACCAATTTTCCAGAAACACGGTGGTGGACCTTATAAAAGGTGTAAAGGAGAGAATATATCCTGTAGGAAGGCTGGATTATGACACATCGGGCCTTTTGCTCCTGACCAACGACGGCGATTTTGCCTTCAGACTAACCCATCCCAAGCATGAAATGAAAAAGACGTATATAGCCGAGGTGGAAGGCGTACCCGACAGCAATGACATAGAGAGCTTTCAAAATGGACTTAGAATAGAGGATTATGTCACTTCACCGGCAGAGCTGACTGTTCTGGAAAAGAAGAAGAGCTCTTCCATGGTGAAGGTGGTTATTCATGAGGGAAAAAACAGGCAAGTCAGAAAAATGTGCGATGCAATTGGCCATCCGGTGATAAGCTTAAAAAGGATTGCTATAGGAGACTTATACTTGAAAGGCCTGCCCGAAGGACAATGGAGGTATTTGAAGGAGGAGGAAATAAAAATGCTGGGCTGA
- a CDS encoding oxaloacetate decarboxylase subunit alpha: MAKVGITETVLRDAHQSLIATRMKTEEMLPIIEKLDNVGYHSLEAWGGATFDASLRFLNEDPWERLRKIRSKAKKTKLQMLFRGQNILGYKHYADDVVEYFVQKCIANGMDIIRIFDALNDPRNLEAAIKACKKEGGHAQGCVCYTISPVHSLELFVKDAKTLENMGADSICIKDMAGLLTPYVAYDLVKALKENVKVPIQLHTHYTSGVASMTYLKAIEAGVDVVDCAISPMALGTSQPPTEPLVATLKDTPYDTGLDLGLLTEIADYFRPIKEKYIESGLLNTKVMGVDVNTLKYQVPGGMLSNLVSQLKQAGKEDKFEEVLKEVPRVRKDFGYPPLVTPTSQIVGTQAVMNVITGERYKMVPKESKALVKGEYGKTPAEIPEEIIKKILGDEERITCRPADLIEPELEKIKEQMKVYMEQDEDVLTYALFPQVAEKFFKFRQAQKYKIDSSQVDYNEMVHPV; this comes from the coding sequence ATGGCAAAGGTTGGAATTACAGAAACCGTTTTAAGGGATGCGCACCAGTCTCTTATAGCCACTAGGATGAAGACTGAAGAGATGCTCCCTATAATAGAAAAGCTAGATAATGTAGGTTACCACTCCCTGGAAGCATGGGGAGGTGCAACCTTTGATGCATCATTAAGATTTTTGAATGAGGATCCATGGGAAAGGCTCAGAAAGATAAGGAGCAAAGCTAAAAAGACAAAGCTCCAGATGCTTTTCAGAGGGCAGAACATACTCGGTTACAAGCATTATGCCGATGATGTGGTGGAATACTTCGTACAGAAATGTATTGCCAATGGAATGGACATTATAAGGATTTTCGACGCCCTCAATGACCCAAGGAACTTAGAAGCGGCCATCAAAGCCTGCAAAAAGGAAGGTGGCCATGCGCAAGGCTGTGTTTGCTATACCATAAGCCCTGTTCATAGTCTGGAGCTTTTTGTAAAGGACGCAAAGACTCTTGAGAATATGGGCGCAGATTCCATATGTATTAAGGATATGGCCGGGCTTCTGACCCCATATGTGGCTTATGATCTTGTAAAAGCTTTGAAAGAGAATGTGAAGGTACCGATACAGCTGCATACCCACTATACCAGCGGTGTGGCTTCCATGACATACCTGAAGGCAATTGAGGCAGGCGTGGATGTTGTAGACTGTGCAATATCCCCCATGGCTTTGGGCACATCCCAGCCGCCTACAGAGCCTCTGGTAGCGACATTAAAGGATACGCCTTATGACACAGGACTGGATCTTGGATTGTTGACTGAAATAGCAGATTATTTCAGACCGATTAAAGAAAAATATATTGAAAGCGGATTGCTCAATACCAAGGTAATGGGTGTTGATGTAAATACCCTCAAGTACCAGGTACCCGGAGGTATGCTCTCCAATCTGGTTTCGCAGCTGAAGCAGGCAGGAAAGGAAGATAAGTTTGAGGAAGTGCTCAAGGAAGTTCCGAGAGTGCGTAAAGATTTCGGTTATCCTCCTCTCGTAACGCCTACCAGCCAGATTGTTGGTACTCAGGCGGTTATGAATGTTATAACCGGTGAGAGATACAAGATGGTTCCGAAGGAATCAAAAGCCCTGGTAAAAGGTGAATACGGCAAAACTCCTGCAGAAATACCTGAGGAGATAATTAAGAAGATCCTGGGAGACGAAGAACGCATAACCTGCAGACCTGCAGACCTGATTGAACCTGAATTGGAAAAGATCAAGGAGCAGATGAAGGTATATATGGAACAGGATGAGGATGTATTGACCTACGCATTGTTCCCGCAGGTTGCAGAGAAGTTCTTTAAGTTCCGCCAGGCACAGAAATATAAAATAGACAGCAGCCAGGTAGACTATAATGAAATGGTCCATCCGGTATAA
- the speB gene encoding agmatinase, protein MGLKDGSFTLTTKFMASCDSYEEASVVMVGVPMDFTCSFRPGTRFGPQKIREVSIGIEEYSIYMDKDLTDFKYFDCGDLDLPFGNVEGSLALIGDSAGEIIKDGKFPLFIGGEHLISVPVIRKVYEKYGDDLIVIQFDAHADLREGYIGCANSHASAVRRLTEFMPAGNIYQFGIRSGTRDEFKFARKNTHLYPFEVLEPVKKVMDNFRDKPIYITLDIDVVDPAYANGTGTPEPGGISSKELIQAVNLLCSLNIVGFDIVEVSPPYDASDRTALLAAKIIRDVILSTDK, encoded by the coding sequence ATGGGTTTAAAAGATGGTAGTTTTACTTTAACAACGAAATTCATGGCCAGCTGTGATAGCTATGAGGAAGCGTCAGTGGTCATGGTTGGTGTTCCGATGGATTTTACCTGCAGTTTCAGACCGGGGACCAGATTCGGGCCTCAGAAGATAAGAGAGGTGTCCATCGGCATCGAGGAATACAGCATATATATGGATAAAGATCTCACAGATTTCAAGTACTTTGATTGCGGAGATCTTGACCTGCCTTTCGGAAATGTGGAAGGCAGCCTTGCCTTGATTGGGGATTCAGCCGGTGAGATCATAAAGGACGGAAAATTTCCTTTGTTCATCGGAGGAGAGCACCTTATAAGCGTACCGGTGATAAGAAAAGTATATGAAAAATACGGTGACGATCTGATTGTTATTCAGTTTGACGCTCATGCCGACTTGCGGGAAGGGTATATAGGTTGCGCCAATTCCCATGCTTCGGCAGTCAGGCGTCTGACGGAATTTATGCCGGCGGGCAATATATATCAATTCGGGATACGTTCAGGAACCAGGGATGAATTTAAGTTTGCAAGGAAAAATACCCACCTGTATCCCTTTGAGGTGCTGGAACCTGTAAAAAAAGTCATGGATAATTTCCGGGACAAACCGATATATATAACATTGGATATTGATGTTGTGGATCCTGCATATGCCAATGGAACCGGAACTCCCGAACCTGGGGGGATAAGCTCAAAAGAACTGATACAGGCTGTGAATCTCCTTTGCTCCCTCAATATAGTAGGGTTTGATATAGTTGAGGTTTCACCGCCATATGATGCTTCAGACCGGACAGCTCTTCTTGCTGCCAAGATCATAAGAGATGTGATACTGTCGACGGATAAATAA
- a CDS encoding MurR/RpiR family transcriptional regulator — translation MENKVYDLIARIEDGLGRFSKGQKLIANYIIEHYDKAAFMTAAKLGEVVGVSESTVVRFANEVGFDGYPKLQKMLQELIKSKLTPVQRLEVSSNRIGEENILKSVLQSDMEKIKVTLEEIDQEAFNKVVESLINARKIYILGVRSSATLASFLGFYFNIIFDNIRLVHTTSVSEMFEQIMKASEGDVVIGISFPRYSKRTIKAMQYVKSQGATVIAITDSKESPLAAHADLLLTARSDMASFADSLVAPLSVINALIVAIGMRKKQEVYDNFEKLEKIWDEYEVYEKYDNVGSRKNKDY, via the coding sequence ATGGAAAACAAAGTATATGATTTGATTGCAAGAATTGAGGACGGACTTGGGAGATTCAGCAAGGGGCAAAAACTGATAGCAAATTACATTATTGAGCATTATGATAAAGCGGCTTTTATGACGGCTGCGAAACTCGGCGAGGTTGTTGGTGTAAGTGAATCCACGGTAGTAAGGTTTGCCAACGAGGTTGGTTTTGACGGTTATCCGAAGCTGCAAAAGATGCTTCAGGAGTTGATCAAAAGCAAGCTAACCCCGGTGCAGAGGTTGGAGGTTTCCTCCAACAGAATAGGTGAGGAGAATATTCTTAAAAGTGTATTGCAGTCAGATATGGAAAAAATAAAAGTAACTCTGGAGGAGATTGACCAGGAAGCATTCAACAAGGTGGTTGAAAGCCTGATCAATGCCCGGAAGATTTATATTTTGGGAGTAAGGAGTTCTGCTACGCTGGCAAGCTTCCTTGGCTTCTATTTCAACATAATTTTCGATAATATAAGGCTGGTTCATACTACCAGCGTAAGCGAAATGTTTGAGCAGATCATGAAAGCGTCTGAAGGAGATGTGGTGATCGGAATCAGTTTCCCAAGGTATTCCAAAAGGACGATAAAGGCTATGCAGTATGTAAAAAGCCAGGGAGCTACGGTCATTGCCATCACGGACAGCAAGGAATCGCCGCTGGCAGCTCATGCGGACCTTTTACTTACAGCCAGAAGCGATATGGCATCTTTTGCCGACTCGCTGGTGGCTCCGTTGAGCGTTATCAATGCTCTTATAGTTGCCATAGGCATGAGAAAAAAACAGGAAGTATACGATAATTTTGAGAAACTGGAGAAAATATGGGATGAGTATGAAGTATATGAGAAATATGATAATGTGGGGTCCCGCAAGAATAAGGACTACTAG
- a CDS encoding biotin/lipoyl-containing protein yields MKKFLIKVNGSQYEVEVEEIRGEGAAVQPAVAASPAPAAAPKPAAAAAPAQAPAPKPAEPKRDTAVPAGAQTITAPMPGTILRVDVNTGDQVKRGQVLLILEAMKMENEIVAPSDGKIASVNVTKGTSVNAGDVLVSMV; encoded by the coding sequence ATGAAGAAATTTTTGATAAAAGTTAACGGAAGCCAATACGAGGTTGAGGTGGAAGAAATAAGAGGTGAAGGCGCAGCAGTGCAGCCTGCAGTTGCTGCAAGCCCGGCTCCGGCAGCCGCTCCTAAGCCAGCAGCAGCCGCAGCACCAGCTCAAGCTCCTGCTCCAAAACCGGCAGAGCCCAAGAGAGATACTGCCGTACCTGCTGGAGCGCAGACAATTACAGCACCAATGCCCGGTACTATTCTCAGGGTTGATGTCAACACCGGGGATCAGGTTAAGAGGGGACAGGTACTGTTAATACTTGAAGCCATGAAGATGGAAAATGAGATAGTCGCTCCTAGCGATGGCAAAATTGCATCGGTAAATGTAACAAAAGGTACTTCCGTAAATGCCGGTGATGTTCTCGTATCAATGGTGTAA
- a CDS encoding acyl-CoA carboxylase subunit beta: MAASDKINELREKRAVVEQGGGPDSVAKQHSSGKLTARERLQMLFDEKSFVEIDAYVETRATDFDMQKKKVLGDGVVTGYGTVDGRLVYASAQDFTVIGGSLGEMHAKKITKVMDMAVKMGAPYVSLNDSGGARIQEGVDALSGFGDIFFRNTLASGVIPQISAIMGPCAGGAVYSPAITDFIFMVDKTSYMCITGPEIIKAVTGEQVTTDELGGAGVHNSTSGVAHFRYASDEECIKGIKRLLSFLPDNNLSDAPIYATDDDLNRVCDELNELIPDEANKAYDMMEVIRQVVDNGDFMEVQKDFAGNIIVGFGRINGRSVGIVANQPNVSAGVLDVNSADKAARFVRFCDAFNIPLVTFTDVPGYLPGVGQEHSGVIRHGAKLLYAFSEATVPKINVIVRKAYGGAYIAMNSKHLGADLVFAWPTAEIAVMGPEGAANIIFRKDIANAQDPVEERQKKIQEYRDKFSNPYIAAARGYVDDVIEPSMTRIRLADALEMLASKRENRPSKKHGNIPL; encoded by the coding sequence ATGGCAGCAAGTGACAAAATTAACGAATTGCGAGAAAAGAGAGCAGTTGTAGAGCAAGGCGGAGGACCAGACAGTGTTGCAAAGCAGCATTCTTCCGGAAAGCTCACTGCCAGGGAAAGGCTTCAAATGCTGTTTGATGAAAAGAGCTTTGTCGAAATTGATGCCTATGTAGAAACTAGAGCTACTGATTTCGATATGCAGAAAAAGAAGGTCCTTGGAGATGGAGTAGTTACAGGCTATGGTACTGTAGACGGCAGGCTTGTATACGCGTCAGCCCAGGACTTTACAGTAATCGGCGGATCCCTTGGCGAAATGCATGCAAAAAAGATTACCAAAGTAATGGACATGGCGGTTAAAATGGGAGCTCCCTACGTAAGCTTGAATGACTCCGGCGGAGCAAGAATCCAGGAAGGTGTAGATGCTTTAAGCGGTTTTGGTGATATATTCTTCAGAAATACCCTGGCATCCGGTGTTATACCTCAGATATCCGCTATAATGGGGCCTTGCGCAGGAGGCGCTGTTTATTCCCCTGCAATAACAGACTTTATATTTATGGTGGACAAGACAAGCTATATGTGCATAACCGGACCGGAGATTATAAAAGCTGTGACCGGTGAGCAGGTGACAACGGATGAACTGGGAGGTGCCGGCGTACACAATTCCACCAGTGGAGTTGCTCACTTTAGATATGCAAGCGATGAAGAGTGCATAAAAGGAATAAAGAGACTTTTAAGCTTCCTTCCTGACAACAACCTTTCCGATGCTCCGATTTATGCAACCGATGATGATCTGAACCGTGTCTGCGACGAACTCAATGAGCTGATTCCTGATGAGGCAAACAAGGCTTATGATATGATGGAGGTTATCCGCCAGGTAGTGGACAACGGAGACTTCATGGAAGTGCAAAAGGATTTTGCAGGCAATATAATAGTTGGTTTTGGCAGAATCAACGGAAGGTCGGTAGGTATAGTTGCGAACCAGCCCAATGTTTCAGCCGGAGTTCTCGATGTGAACTCAGCCGACAAAGCGGCCAGGTTTGTACGTTTCTGTGATGCTTTCAATATTCCGTTGGTTACTTTCACTGACGTACCGGGATATCTCCCTGGAGTCGGTCAGGAGCACAGCGGTGTCATAAGACATGGGGCAAAGCTTCTGTATGCTTTCTCCGAGGCTACTGTTCCGAAGATAAATGTTATTGTAAGAAAAGCCTATGGTGGAGCATATATTGCAATGAACAGCAAGCATCTGGGCGCAGATTTGGTATTTGCATGGCCTACGGCAGAGATCGCTGTAATGGGTCCGGAGGGAGCTGCAAACATTATTTTCAGAAAGGATATAGCTAACGCTCAGGATCCTGTTGAAGAAAGGCAGAAAAAGATCCAGGAATACAGGGATAAGTTCTCCAATCCGTATATCGCGGCAGCAAGAGGTTATGTAGACGATGTTATCGAGCCTTCGATGACGAGAATAAGATTGGCGGATGCTTTGGAAATGTTGGCAAGCAAAAGGGAGAACAGACCTTCCAAGAAGCATGGAAATATACCACTGTAA
- a CDS encoding sodium pump decarboxylase subunit gamma has product MHDENEILAVISAAVAMLNATPEVKLVVRSYRRVNQTSPVWNTIGREEIVSSRL; this is encoded by the coding sequence ATGCATGACGAAAATGAAATTCTGGCTGTAATTTCAGCAGCGGTAGCCATGCTGAACGCCACGCCGGAAGTTAAACTGGTCGTAAGATCGTATAGAAGAGTAAACCAGACATCACCTGTGTGGAACACGATAGGAAGGGAAGAAATCGTAAGCAGCAGGTTATGA